A single genomic interval of Melitaea cinxia chromosome 18, ilMelCinx1.1, whole genome shotgun sequence harbors:
- the LOC123662336 gene encoding uncharacterized protein LOC123662336 — MRRGHNVIGGWRNENPRHYRPRNGGNPHFRSSRSYGLFDPPRFPPPSSRSGRQQFYARSEKPDQSTSEHGDRNRYRINRYSGYHQTHQHTERHIPTVQQQGRHSSNDHKNTYKDAQNFYKDICTDNFHINSMGDVDHRQIPQLRDSFVKPYPHPWQTGSNVQQSVHKNQSIESDEVTKLSADYTGHRPPASDHFGNNPNNSLSFSRSVNDTVDLIRKRLLNRNEQQTTSENFENNQNRVVLQNNHSQGEKTSIPPKPLNQQESPTKKYQRQQHSDKSNCAKIKNKIVHQLFKMDKDKIHKLMDNPNSSDKFEYAISSLITESQNSFNRHLRSAAEKSLCSSSADFMQNDNNTIYEDTFMKQMQCILDPQDTILLEDIKPIVMAELCKVLQIGEFEDQHYNVAETDNSYSVHNELHNFNNYSNNEYSYKDYNHENVEYMKPETSESKYKPYEENQVPYKKTNPLFERRSRRKSYSYSEEGCTSSETSYYNKSIADTCDDERRPEASQQLFNTSSEHFSEEDDPFAELDKQYHVAVDPDFIEQDDISHHTQVTDTYNKNLMTIKMESDTYSPEKKSNSVTESLSSQTQGVINSSDALNRSCESFNERKDDDNLQSKTENFTNNLLVQDNNCNPVTSTNDSKDEKNKSQSKEMTKENEKSIHIAPIIKTATTSNSRKRSTDQRPSHRKEKRKKVDLCQTESNKQILNKNIIINVNDCASKSSDNCEAPKSIFNLFFSKEEDKPVSKENKKVGSNDKNYTDKHVKRKETLKKENEKKPKTRKDSTSSQITSTSDNNVNSNSQGQTKTEPKITLKTIDMFTEQPRKINVHHAHRNTSQTPTVAPKTNIDNTPKTKGPLSQPLVKRHVAVQVIRKVHVKETQTETKKIAVKAVQTDTIVPERPCLKATDAFERMKEIDLEIQVLLQEKFKLYNSIETKDSDTNPLQTLGMTVLSVNHFNEEENGPMQDDLSEDVIVEEFANIPVEELEQIALETVQEEQVETPKVEKRSKRQKVSYQDSLKSESPTTVTRRKGRKAKSPNISLIEQIITDDRPLEDIISLDDLEAPQTTRSKAKKARKTAKSKGVGKTKTVKSVIPEIELKECSVVLIRTDLSNYVQLPQTEESEISTEKVLKEDNEVYGEMSQSEMLQLNDNIVEFVANHMQFDMLDVSEDIVVGDNCEVKSLDDKEIAETISVPISEEIILDNSQSSMEDLTAPAACQGGECKMYDYSADENLRRDSIVVTGNGDAVLAIECVENNFLAACLDGNVYYFSHEGQLITTLRGSNLAVTCLTIVKEKYGTTVYTGSLDSRIRYYDLETGIEKGPECNVLSPIQTMDRAWDTVFVGTRTGFVLQFECKNNMLIPVSTVKFSDQSILALRAMKEGPRKVLLVAARSENVTIKDAQTGLLLRTLYGPKMTVYTLLYEDGKVYCGTSSHQIHVFDYTSGGHVGTHEGGKGAVCLRASGGLVFAGCYDGCVYVYREGEARPFAQVRGPSLMLLSLAVVGGKIIAGYKDRSLYIWKIPLCILQEMIL, encoded by the exons ATGCGGCGAGGTCATAATGTTATAGGCGGATGGCGCAATGAAAATCCGAGGCATTACAGACCTCGGAACGGCGGCAATCCTCATTTTAGATCCTCAAGAAGTTATGGCTTATTCGATCCACCGAG atTCCCGCCACCGAGTTCAAGGTCAGGGCGACAACAATTCTACGCTCGCTCAGAGAAACCTGATCAAAGTACTTCAGAGCATGGAGATAGGAATAGATACAGAATTAATCGCTATAGTGGTTATCACCAAACTCATCAACATACAGAAAGACATATCCCAACAGTGCAGCAACAGGGAAGACACAGTAGTAATgatcataaaaatacatataaagatgcacaaaatttttacaaagaCATATGTACTGATAATTTTCACATAAATAGCATGGGAGATGTGGATCATCGCCAAATTCCACAACTGAGAGATTCATTTGTTAAACCGTACCCACACCCATGGCAGACAGGAAGTAATGTACAACAAAGTGTTCATAAAAATCAAAGTATTGAAAGTGATGAAGTGACTAAACTTTCAGCTGATTACACAGGTCATAGACCCCCTGCCTCTGACCACTTTGGTAACAATCCTAATAATTCCCTCTCATTCAGTAGGTCTGTAAATGATACTGTTGATTTGATTAGAAAAAGATTGTTGAACCGTAATGAACAACAGACTACatcagaaaattttgaaaataaccaAAACAGAGTTGTGCTTCAGAATAATCACTCCCAAGGAGAAAAAACTAGCATACCACCAAAACCTCTAAACCAGCAAGAAAGTCCCACTAAAAAGTATCAACGGCAGCAGCATAGTGATAAATCAAACtgtgcaaaaattaaaaataaaattgttcatCAGTTAttcaagatggacaaagataaaattcaCAAACTTATGGACAACCCAAATTCATCAGATAAATTTGAATATGCAATCAGCAGTCTAATTACTGAGTCTCAAAACAGTTTTAACAGACATTTGAGGTCAGCTGCAGAAAAATCCCTATGTAGTTCAAGTGCCGACTTTATGCaaaatgacaataatacaatatatgaaGACACATTTATGAAACAAATGCAATGTATTTTAGACCCTCAAGATACTATACTACTTGAGGACATTAAACCGATAGTAATGGCAGAATTGTGTAAAGTTTTACAGATTGGTGAATTTGAAGATCAACATTATAATGTTGCTGAAACTGATAACTCATACTCGGTACACAATGAACTACACAATTTTAACAACTATTCGAATAATGAATATTCATATAAGGACTATAATCATGAGAATGTTGAATACATGAAACCTGAGACCAGTGAAAGTAAATATAAACCTTATGAAGAAAATCAAGTtccatataaaaaaactaaccCATTATTTGAAAGGAGATCAAGAAGAAAAAGCTATAGCTACAGTGAGGAAGGCTGTACTTCATCAGAAActtcttattataataaatctattgcCGATACCTGTGATGATGAAAGAAGGCCTGAAGCATCACAACAGTTATTCAATACGAGTTCAGAACATTTTTCAGAAGAAGATGATCCTTTTGCTGAATTAGATAAGCAGTATCATGTCGCTGTTGATCCAGATTTCATAGAACAAGATGATATCTCACATCATACACAAGTTACAgacacatacaataaaaatttaatgactATTAAAATGGAATCGGACACCTATTCaccagaaaaaaaatcaaactcaGTCACAGAAAGTTTAAGTAGTCAGACGCAAGGTGTAATTAATTCTTCAGATGCATTAAACAGATCTTGTGAATCATTCAATGAGAGAAAAGATGATGATAATTTACAATCCAAGACagaaaattttactaataatttacTTGTACAAGATAACAATTGTAATCCAGTTACTAGTACTAATGATAGTAAAGATGAGAAAAATAAATCACAGTCAAAAGAAATgacaaaagaaaatgaaaaatcgATCCACATTGCACCTATAATTAAGACTGCAACAACGTCTAACTCTCGCAAGCGGTCGACAGACCAAAGACCTTCTCACCGTaaagaaaaacgaaaaaaagtTGACTTGTGTCAAACTGAATCAAAtaagcaaatattaaataaaaatataataataaatgttaatgaCTGTGCATCCAAGTCATCTGATAACTGTGAAGCCCCCAagtcaatatttaatttatttttttctaaagaaGAAGATAAACCTGTATCTAAAGAAAACAAGAAAGTTGGTTCAAATGATAAAAACTACACAGACAAACATGTCAAGAGAAAAGAAActttaaagaaagaaaatgaaaagaagCCCAAAACCAGAAAAGATTCAACATCCAGTCAAATAACGAGTACTAGTGATAATAACGTAAATAGTAATAGCCAAGGGCAAACCAAAACAGAACCAAAAATTACTTTGAAGACAATAGATATGTTCACTGAGCAGCCGCGAAAAATAAATGTTCATCACGCTCATAGAAACACTTCTCAGACTCCAACTGTTGCACCTAAAACTAACATTGACAATACTCCTAAAACAAAGGGACCACTCTCTCAGCCACTAGTAAAAAGACACGTAGCTGTACAAGTTATTAGAAAAGTACATGTAAAAGAAACACaaacagaaacaaaaaaaatcgctGTTAAAGCAGTACAGACTGACACAATAGTTCCAGAAAGACCATGTTTAAAAGCAACTGATGCATTTGAAAGAATGAAAGAAATTGATTTAGAGATACAAGTTTTGCTTCAAGAAAAATTTAAACTGTACAATTCAATCGAAACCAAAGATTCAGACACGAATCCGTTGCAAACATTGGGTATGACAGTACTAAGTGTAAATCATTTCAATGAGGAAGAAAATGGACCAATGCAAGATGACTTAAGTGAAGATGTAATTGTGGAAGAATTTGCAAACATACCTGTTGAAGAGTTAGAACAGATAGCTCTAGAAACTGTGCAAGAAGAACAAGTTGAAACACCAAAAGTGGAAAAAAGAAGCAAACGCCAAAAAGTATCTTACCAGGATTCACTCAAATCAGAGAGTCCAACAACAGTTACCAGAAGGAAAGGTAGAAAAGCAAAATCACCAAATATATCTCTGATAGAACAAATTATTACAGATGATAGGCCTCTCGAAGATATTATATCTCTAGACGATCTGGAAGCTCCACAAACAACAAGAAGTAAAGCAAAAAAGGCACGAAAAACAGCAAAGTCAAAAGGAGTTGGGAAAACAAAAACCGTAAAAAGTGTCATTCCTGAAATTGAACTAAAGGAATGTTCTGTTGTTTTAATAAGAACAGATCTAAGTAATTACGTTCAATTACCACAAACCGAAGAATCTGAAATCTCTACTGAAAAAGTTCTAAAAGAGGATAACGAAGTTTATGGAGAAATGAGTCAATCAGAAATGCTTCAACTTAATGATAATATAGTTGAATTTGTCGCAAATCATATGCAATTTGATATGTTAGACGTATCTGAAGACATAGTTGTAGGTGACAACTGTGAGGTAAAGAGCTTGGATGATAAAGAAATTGCTGAAACTATATCTGTACCAATCAGTGAAGAAATTATATTAGACAATAGTCAGTCATCGATGGAAGATCTGACAGCACCAGCAGCATGCCAAGGAGGAGAGTGTAAAATGTATGATTATTCCGCAGACGAAAATCTCCGTCGTGATTCTATTGTCGTAACGGGCAATGGTGATGCTGTTCTCGCAATTGAA tGTGTTGAAAACAATTTCCTAGCGGCTTGTTTGGATGGTAATGTCTACTACTTTAGTCACGAAGGACAGCTCATAACTACTTTGCGAGGATCGAATCTTGCGGTGACTTGCTTGACTATTGTTAAGGAGAAATACGGAACTACAGTATATACTGGCTCTTTGGATTCTCGGATACGTTATTACGATCTAGAG aCGGGAATAGAAAAAGGACCTGAATGCAATGTGCTGAGTCCCATACAAACAATGGATCGTGCTTGGGACACTGTGTTTGTTGGTACGAGAACAGGATTTGTTCTCCAATTTGAGTGTAAA aaCAACATGCTCATACCAGTTAGCACCGTAAAGTTTTCTGACCAGTCCATCTTGGCCCTGAGAGCAATGAAAGAAGGTCCGCGTAAGGTTCTCCTTGTAGCAGCTAGGTCTGAGAATGTTACTATAAAAGACGCTCAAACTGGTCTGCTTTTGAGGACACTGTATGGACCAAAAATGACAGTTTATACTCTACTATATGAAGATGGCAAGGTGTACTGTGGCACCAGCAGTCATCAGATACACGTCTTTGATTATACG AGCGGCGGTCACGTGGGCACGCACGAGGGGGGTAAGGGCGCGGTGTGCCTGCGCGCGAGCGGCGGGCTGGTGTTCGCGGGCTGCTACGACGGCTGCGTGTACGTGTACCGCGAGGGCGAGGCGCGGCCCTTCGCGCAGGTGCGCGGGCCCAGCCTCATGCTGCTGTCGCTGGCCGTCGTCGGCGGCAAG ATAATTGCCGGCTACAAGGACAGAAGTCTGTACATATGGAAGATACCTCTTTGTATATTACAAGAAATGATACTTTAA